The Frankiales bacterium genome includes a region encoding these proteins:
- a CDS encoding NADH-quinone oxidoreductase subunit M, whose amino-acid sequence MSNVWLPVLLAAPLVGAVVVMLLPRDADRLAKQVGLAFSVVVLAITVALGLSFDASAGDTFQFAFSTPWIPAFGVDFSLGLDGIALVLVALSTTLVPIVLIAGWHDADGARGTVRGYVALVLTLEAAMIGVFAATDVFLFYVFFEAMLVPVYFLIGRYGGPRRNYAAVKFFLYSLFGGLLMLAALIGLYVVSGDITGTGTFDFTTLASLSIDPGTQKWLFAGFFIAFAIKAPLVPFHTWLPDAAAESTPGTAVLLVGVLDKVGTFGMLRYCLELFPDASRWATPLVLVLAVVGIIYGALLAIGQTDIKRLIAYTSVSHFGFIALGVFVMTTQGQSGSALYMVNHGFSTAALFLIGGFLISRRGSKLVADFGGVQKVAPVLAGTFLVAGLSSLALPGLSSFVSEFLVLVGTFERYTWAGIVATLGIVLAALYILLMYQRTMTGPTPEVVTEKVHDLTGREVLAVAPLIAVILFLGFYPKPVLDVVNPAVGRVMHAVGATDPAPKVAPVAEGNTP is encoded by the coding sequence GTGAGCAACGTCTGGCTCCCCGTCCTGCTCGCCGCGCCGCTCGTGGGCGCGGTGGTGGTGATGCTGCTGCCCCGCGACGCCGACCGCCTCGCCAAGCAGGTCGGTCTCGCCTTCTCCGTCGTGGTCCTCGCGATCACCGTGGCCCTCGGCCTCAGCTTCGACGCGTCGGCGGGCGACACCTTCCAGTTCGCCTTCTCCACCCCGTGGATCCCGGCCTTCGGCGTCGACTTCTCGCTGGGGCTCGACGGCATCGCGCTGGTCCTCGTGGCGCTGTCCACCACGCTGGTGCCGATCGTGCTCATCGCGGGGTGGCACGACGCCGACGGCGCCCGCGGCACGGTCCGCGGCTACGTCGCCCTCGTGCTCACCCTCGAGGCGGCGATGATCGGCGTCTTCGCGGCGACCGACGTCTTCCTGTTCTACGTCTTCTTCGAGGCCATGCTCGTCCCGGTCTACTTCCTGATCGGGCGCTACGGCGGCCCGCGGCGCAACTACGCGGCCGTGAAGTTCTTCCTCTACTCGCTGTTCGGCGGCCTGCTGATGCTCGCGGCGCTGATCGGCCTCTACGTCGTGTCCGGCGACATCACCGGCACGGGGACGTTCGACTTCACCACGCTGGCCTCGCTGTCGATCGACCCCGGCACGCAGAAGTGGCTCTTCGCCGGCTTCTTCATCGCCTTCGCGATCAAGGCGCCGCTGGTGCCGTTCCACACGTGGCTGCCCGACGCCGCGGCCGAGTCCACCCCCGGCACCGCCGTGCTGCTGGTGGGCGTGCTGGACAAGGTCGGCACGTTCGGCATGCTGCGCTACTGCCTCGAACTGTTCCCCGACGCCTCCCGCTGGGCCACGCCGCTCGTGCTGGTGCTCGCCGTGGTCGGCATCATCTACGGCGCGCTGCTGGCCATCGGCCAGACCGACATCAAGCGGCTCATCGCCTACACGTCGGTGTCGCACTTCGGGTTCATCGCCCTGGGCGTCTTCGTGATGACGACGCAGGGCCAGAGCGGCTCGGCGCTCTACATGGTCAACCACGGGTTCTCGACCGCGGCGCTGTTCCTCATCGGCGGCTTCCTCATCAGCCGCCGCGGCTCCAAGCTCGTGGCCGACTTCGGCGGGGTGCAGAAGGTCGCGCCGGTCCTGGCCGGCACGTTCCTCGTGGCGGGCCTGTCGTCGCTGGCCCTGCCGGGCCTGTCGAGCTTCGTGAGCGAGTTCCTGGTGCTGGTCGGCACCTTCGAGCGCTACACCTGGGCCGGCATCGTCGCCACGCTGGGCATCGTCCTCGCGGCGCTCTACATCCTGCTCATGTACCAGCGCACGATGACCGGGCCCACGCCCGAGGTCGTGACGGAGAAGGTCCACGACCTCACCGGTCGCGAGGTGCTGGCCGTCGCTCCGCTCATCGCCGTGATCCTCTTCCTCGGCTTCTACCCGAAGCCTGTGCTCGACGTCGTCAACCCGGCCGTCGGTCGCGTCATGCACGCGGTCGGCGCCACCGACCCGGCGCCGAAGGTGGCACCGGTCGCCGAAGGGAACACCCCGTGA
- a CDS encoding NADH-quinone oxidoreductase subunit J: MSPLLAALETSGNTGETIVFWVCALVAVAGALGMVLSRRAVHSALFIATTMISLAVLYVTLSAPFLGVTQVIVYTGAVMMLFLFVLMIVGVDSSDSLVETIKGQRLAAIVLGLAFAALLLSAVGAATLQAKGLDDANGVDGGNVQGIAHLIFGRYVLAFEVTSALLITAALGAMVLAHRERHTPRPTQRRLSEERVRSGHPQNLPGPGVYARHNAVGTPALLPDGTPTDRSVPEPLRGVSAVVGVDHEDTARVTALASGLSVGPADDEEDES, encoded by the coding sequence ATGAGCCCGCTGCTGGCCGCGCTGGAGACGTCGGGCAACACCGGCGAGACCATCGTCTTCTGGGTCTGCGCCCTGGTCGCCGTGGCCGGCGCGCTGGGCATGGTGCTCTCGCGACGGGCGGTGCACAGCGCGCTGTTCATCGCCACCACGATGATCAGCCTCGCCGTCCTCTACGTCACGCTCTCCGCGCCGTTCCTCGGCGTCACCCAGGTGATCGTCTACACCGGCGCCGTGATGATGCTGTTCCTGTTCGTGCTCATGATCGTCGGTGTCGACTCCTCGGACTCCCTGGTCGAGACGATCAAGGGCCAGCGGCTCGCCGCCATCGTCCTGGGCCTCGCGTTCGCCGCGCTGCTGCTCTCGGCCGTGGGCGCGGCGACGCTCCAGGCGAAGGGCCTCGACGACGCCAACGGCGTCGACGGCGGCAACGTGCAGGGCATCGCGCACCTGATCTTCGGCCGCTACGTGCTGGCCTTCGAGGTCACCTCCGCCCTGCTCATCACCGCCGCGCTCGGCGCGATGGTGCTGGCCCACCGCGAGCGGCACACGCCGCGGCCCACGCAGCGGCGGCTGTCCGAGGAGCGGGTCCGCTCCGGCCACCCGCAGAACCTGCCCGGGCCGGGCGTGTACGCGCGGCACAACGCCGTCGGCACCCCGGCGCTGCTGCCCGACGGCACGCCGACGGACCGGTCGGTGCCGGAGCCGCTGCGCGGGGTCAGCGCGGTGGTCGGCGTCGACCACGAGGACACCGCACGGGTCACCGCGCTGGCCTCGGGCCTGTCGGTCGGCCCCGCGGACGACGAGGAGGACGAGTCGTGA
- the nuoF gene encoding NADH-quinone oxidoreductase subunit NuoF, with product MPLTPILTAHWDEADSHTLEGYRRHGGYDMVEVSFGAHPDDLIALVKDSGLRGRGGAGFPTGMKWGFVPQNDGKPHYLVVNADESEPGACKDIPLMLANPHALVEGCIHAAYAIRANHAFIYIRGEVPHAVRRVAAAVREAYAAGFLGTDILGSGFDLDIVVHAGAGAYICGEETALLDSLEGRRGQPRLKPPFPAVAGLYASPTVINNVETIANIPTIVRNGADWFKQFGTEKSPGFKLFAVSGHVERPGIYEAPLGTTMRELLEFAGGVRAGHELKFWVPGGSSVPMLLPEHLDTPLTYEDMAGLGTMLGTGTPMVFDETTSVVRAISRWIHFYKHESCGKCTPCREGTFWLDQLLERFERGTAVESDIDKVDDICKQIAGRSFCALGDAAATPYAPALKYFREEFLAGTHTPAAEMFDPVAATVFAGAAAR from the coding sequence GTGCCGCTCACCCCGATCCTCACGGCGCACTGGGACGAGGCCGACTCCCACACGCTCGAGGGCTACCGCCGCCACGGCGGCTACGACATGGTCGAGGTGTCCTTCGGGGCGCACCCGGACGACCTCATCGCCCTGGTGAAGGACTCCGGCCTGCGCGGCCGCGGCGGCGCCGGCTTCCCCACCGGCATGAAGTGGGGCTTCGTCCCGCAGAACGACGGCAAGCCGCACTACCTGGTGGTCAACGCCGACGAGTCCGAGCCGGGCGCCTGCAAGGACATCCCGCTCATGCTGGCCAACCCGCACGCGCTGGTCGAGGGCTGCATCCACGCGGCCTACGCCATCCGGGCCAACCACGCGTTCATCTACATCCGCGGCGAGGTGCCGCACGCCGTGCGCCGGGTCGCGGCGGCCGTGCGCGAGGCCTACGCCGCCGGTTTCCTCGGCACCGACATCCTCGGCTCCGGCTTCGACCTCGACATCGTCGTGCACGCCGGCGCCGGCGCCTACATCTGCGGCGAGGAGACGGCGCTGCTCGACTCGCTGGAGGGACGACGCGGCCAGCCCCGGCTCAAGCCGCCGTTCCCCGCCGTGGCCGGTCTCTACGCCTCGCCCACCGTCATCAACAACGTCGAGACGATCGCGAACATCCCCACGATCGTGCGCAACGGCGCGGACTGGTTCAAGCAGTTCGGCACGGAGAAGTCGCCCGGCTTCAAGCTGTTCGCGGTCTCCGGGCACGTCGAGCGGCCCGGCATCTACGAGGCCCCCCTGGGCACCACGATGCGCGAGCTGCTGGAGTTCGCCGGCGGCGTCCGCGCGGGCCACGAGCTGAAGTTCTGGGTGCCCGGCGGGTCCAGCGTCCCGATGCTGCTGCCCGAGCACCTCGACACCCCGCTCACCTACGAGGACATGGCCGGGCTCGGCACGATGCTGGGCACCGGCACGCCGATGGTGTTCGACGAGACCACGAGCGTGGTCCGGGCGATCAGCCGGTGGATCCACTTCTACAAGCACGAGTCGTGCGGCAAGTGCACGCCGTGCCGCGAGGGCACGTTCTGGCTCGACCAGCTGCTCGAGCGCTTCGAGCGCGGCACCGCCGTCGAGTCCGACATCGACAAGGTCGACGACATCTGCAAGCAGATCGCCGGGCGCTCCTTCTGCGCCCTCGGCGACGCCGCCGCGACGCCCTACGCGCCGGCCCTGAAGTACTTCCGCGAGGAGTTCCTCGCCGGAACCCACACGCCGGCGGCCGAGATGTTCGACCCGGTCGCCGCCACCGTCTTCGCGGGAGCCGCTGCGCGATGA
- the nuoL gene encoding NADH-quinone oxidoreductase subunit L: protein MWLLIGLPAAGALVLLLGGRRTNAWGHWVGVLASTASFAVGVVLFFAMVAQPESDRTVVQHLFDWIAVGSFNVPFDLRLDQLSMTFVLLITGVGTLIHVYSVGYMAHDPERRRFFAFLNLFVAAMLLLVLADNYLLLYVGWEGVGLASYLLIGFWFFKESAAVAAKKAFIVNRVGDVGLSLAVMLIFVTFGTVGFSGVFAGAPQASESANTWIGLALLLAACGKSAQFPLQSWLLDAMEGPTPVSALIHAATMVTAGVYLIARSNAIFDAAPTAQAFVVVVGAITLLMGAWIGSAKDDIKKALAGSTMSQIGYMILAAGLGPIGYVFAIFHLVTHGFFKATMFLGAGSVMHGMNDRVNMRRYGALRTVMVVTWITFGAGYLAILGIPPFAGYFSKDKIIESAFAHGTVTGLVALVGAGITAFYMTRLFGMTFHGEKRWEDDVHPHESPAIMLVPISILALLSAIGGLVLASGNALQNWLTPVLGFEEPELGFSVVLLQVVTLVLVLVGAAIAWMMFAARPVPVTAPAGNLITRAGRADLYGDAANEALLMRPGQYLTRWLVWFDNRVVDGIVNGVAATFGGLSGRARRLQTGFTRSYALSMLGGAAVVAATLVLVRL from the coding sequence ATCTGGCTGCTGATCGGCCTGCCGGCCGCGGGTGCCCTCGTGCTCCTGCTGGGCGGGCGGCGGACCAACGCCTGGGGCCACTGGGTAGGGGTGCTGGCCTCGACCGCGTCGTTCGCGGTCGGCGTGGTGCTCTTCTTCGCCATGGTCGCCCAGCCGGAGTCCGACCGCACCGTGGTCCAGCACCTCTTCGACTGGATCGCCGTCGGCAGCTTCAACGTCCCGTTCGACCTGCGGCTCGACCAGCTCTCGATGACGTTCGTGCTGCTGATCACCGGCGTCGGCACGCTGATCCACGTCTACTCCGTGGGCTACATGGCGCACGACCCCGAGCGCCGTCGCTTCTTCGCCTTCCTCAACCTGTTCGTGGCGGCGATGCTGCTGCTCGTCCTCGCGGACAACTACCTGCTGCTCTACGTCGGCTGGGAGGGCGTGGGCCTCGCGTCCTACCTGCTCATCGGCTTCTGGTTCTTCAAGGAGTCGGCCGCCGTCGCGGCGAAGAAGGCGTTCATCGTCAACCGCGTCGGCGACGTCGGGCTCTCCCTCGCCGTGATGCTCATCTTCGTCACGTTCGGCACGGTCGGGTTCTCCGGCGTGTTCGCGGGTGCGCCCCAGGCCAGCGAGTCGGCCAACACCTGGATCGGCCTCGCGCTGCTGCTCGCCGCGTGCGGCAAGTCCGCGCAGTTCCCGCTCCAGTCGTGGCTTCTGGACGCCATGGAGGGCCCCACGCCGGTGTCCGCGCTGATCCACGCGGCCACGATGGTGACCGCGGGCGTCTACCTGATCGCGCGGTCCAACGCGATCTTCGACGCCGCGCCGACCGCCCAGGCGTTCGTCGTCGTGGTGGGCGCGATCACCCTGCTCATGGGTGCCTGGATCGGGTCGGCGAAGGACGACATCAAGAAGGCGCTGGCCGGCTCCACCATGAGCCAGATCGGCTACATGATCCTCGCCGCCGGCCTCGGCCCGATCGGCTACGTGTTCGCGATCTTCCACCTCGTGACGCACGGCTTCTTCAAGGCCACGATGTTCCTCGGTGCCGGGTCCGTGATGCACGGCATGAACGACCGGGTCAACATGCGCCGCTACGGCGCGCTGCGCACGGTCATGGTGGTCACCTGGATCACCTTCGGTGCCGGCTACCTCGCGATCCTGGGCATCCCGCCGTTCGCGGGCTACTTCTCGAAGGACAAGATCATCGAGTCGGCCTTCGCGCACGGGACCGTCACGGGCCTGGTCGCCCTCGTCGGCGCGGGCATCACGGCCTTCTACATGACGCGCCTGTTCGGCATGACCTTCCACGGCGAGAAGCGCTGGGAGGACGACGTCCACCCGCACGAGTCGCCGGCGATCATGCTGGTGCCGATCTCGATCCTGGCCCTGCTCTCCGCCATCGGCGGCCTCGTGCTCGCGTCGGGCAACGCGCTTCAGAACTGGCTCACCCCGGTGCTCGGCTTCGAGGAGCCCGAGCTCGGCTTCTCGGTGGTGCTGCTCCAGGTGGTCACCCTCGTGCTCGTGCTGGTGGGCGCCGCCATCGCCTGGATGATGTTCGCCGCCCGCCCGGTGCCGGTCACCGCGCCCGCGGGCAACCTCATCACCCGTGCCGGCCGCGCCGACCTCTACGGCGACGCCGCCAACGAGGCGCTGCTGATGCGGCCGGGCCAGTACCTGACCCGATGGCTGGTGTGGTTCGACAACCGCGTCGTCGACGGCATCGTCAACGGCGTCGCGGCCACGTTCGGCGGCCTGTCCGGCCGCGCCCGTCGCCTGCAGACCGGGTTCACCCGGTCGTATGCGCTGTCCATGCTCGGTGGGGCCGCCGTCGTCGCCGCCACCCTCGTCCTGGTGAGGCTGTAG
- the nuoK gene encoding NADH-quinone oxidoreductase subunit NuoK codes for MNPANYLYLSAVLFSIGAVGVLVRRNAIVVFMCVELMLNASNLAFVSFARSWGNLDGQVIAFFVMVVAAAEVVVGLAIVMAIFRTRRSASVDEANLLKY; via the coding sequence GTGAACCCGGCGAACTACCTCTACCTGTCGGCGGTGCTGTTCAGCATCGGCGCCGTCGGCGTGCTCGTGCGGCGCAACGCGATCGTCGTGTTCATGTGCGTCGAGCTCATGCTCAACGCCAGCAACCTCGCCTTCGTGTCCTTCGCCCGCAGCTGGGGCAACCTCGACGGCCAGGTCATCGCGTTCTTCGTCATGGTCGTCGCGGCGGCCGAGGTCGTCGTGGGCCTCGCGATCGTCATGGCGATCTTCCGTACCCGCCGGTCGGCCTCGGTCGACGAAGCCAACCTGCTGAAGTACTAG
- the nuoH gene encoding NADH-quinone oxidoreductase subunit NuoH yields MTSTLAVAQGDLSVFGQDPFWLVVIKALALFLGLILLTLFTTWFERRVVARMGQRLGPNRAGPLGLLQPLADGIKLALKEGITPAAADKIVYLAAPMIAAAAAMMVFAVIPLGPVVSIFGVQTPLQLTDFSVSVLYVLAIASIGIYGIVLAGWSSGSTYSLLGGLRSSAQMISYEIAMGLSFVAVFLWAGSMSTSQIVAAQSASWWYAVLLAPSFVIYAISMVGETNRAPFDLPEAEGELVAGFHTEYSGLRWASFFLAEYVNMINVSAVAITLFLGGWHMPPPISTIWPGANEGWWPILWFLLKLYAFMFVFVWLRGTLPRLRYDQFMRFGWKVLIPVSIVWILIIATFRGLQNEYSADLRTTLLWVALILLAVAAFAFVLDLRRGPEPEPEPEPFDAFAGGYPVPPLPGQQVQLTRRARATVTATAVEVGEAREESVPDSEEQS; encoded by the coding sequence GTGACCTCGACGCTCGCGGTCGCCCAGGGCGACCTGTCGGTGTTCGGCCAGGACCCGTTCTGGCTCGTCGTCATCAAGGCGCTCGCGCTCTTCCTCGGGCTCATCCTGCTCACGCTGTTCACCACCTGGTTCGAGCGGCGCGTCGTCGCCCGCATGGGGCAGCGGCTCGGCCCCAACCGCGCCGGGCCGCTGGGCCTCCTCCAGCCGCTGGCCGACGGCATCAAGCTGGCGCTCAAGGAGGGCATCACGCCCGCGGCGGCGGACAAGATCGTCTACCTCGCCGCCCCGATGATCGCGGCGGCCGCCGCGATGATGGTGTTCGCCGTCATCCCGCTCGGCCCGGTCGTGAGCATCTTCGGCGTCCAGACCCCGCTCCAGCTCACCGACTTCTCGGTGTCGGTCCTCTACGTGCTCGCCATCGCGTCGATCGGCATCTACGGCATCGTGCTGGCGGGCTGGTCGTCCGGCTCGACCTACTCGCTGCTGGGCGGCCTGCGCTCGAGCGCCCAGATGATCTCCTACGAGATCGCGATGGGGCTGTCGTTCGTCGCGGTCTTCCTCTGGGCCGGGTCGATGTCGACGTCGCAGATCGTCGCGGCCCAGAGCGCGAGCTGGTGGTACGCCGTGCTCCTCGCGCCGTCGTTCGTCATCTACGCCATCTCCATGGTCGGCGAGACGAACCGCGCGCCGTTCGACCTGCCCGAGGCCGAGGGCGAGCTGGTCGCCGGGTTCCACACGGAGTACTCCGGGCTGCGCTGGGCGTCGTTCTTCCTCGCCGAGTACGTGAACATGATCAACGTCTCGGCGGTGGCGATCACGCTGTTCCTCGGCGGCTGGCACATGCCGCCGCCCATCTCCACGATCTGGCCCGGCGCCAACGAGGGCTGGTGGCCGATCCTCTGGTTCCTGCTCAAGCTCTACGCGTTCATGTTCGTCTTCGTGTGGCTGCGCGGCACGCTGCCGCGGCTGCGCTACGACCAGTTCATGCGGTTCGGCTGGAAGGTGCTGATCCCCGTCTCCATCGTGTGGATCCTCATCATCGCCACGTTCCGCGGGCTCCAGAACGAGTACTCGGCCGACCTGCGCACCACGCTGCTGTGGGTCGCGCTGATCCTGCTCGCGGTGGCCGCGTTCGCCTTCGTGCTCGACCTCAGACGCGGCCCGGAGCCCGAACCCGAGCCCGAGCCGTTCGACGCCTTCGCCGGCGGCTATCCCGTCCCGCCGCTGCCCGGCCAGCAGGTGCAGCTCACCCGCCGGGCGCGGGCCACGGTGACGGCCACGGCCGTCGAGGTGGGCGAGGCGCGCGAGGAGTCCGTACCCGACAGCGAGGAGCAGTCGTGA
- the nuoI gene encoding NADH-quinone oxidoreductase subunit NuoI has protein sequence MFKRVTTEQYPEDKRPTQPRYHGRHQLNRHPDGLEKCVGCELCAWACPADAIYVEGASNTAEERFSPGERYGRVYQINYLRCIFCGLCIEACPTRALTMTNEYELADDNRADLIYEKKDLLAPLLPGMAAPPHAMVPGTTETDYYLGKVTGAVAAQAAESEARRLGTWAGPSDEEVSA, from the coding sequence ATGTTCAAGCGGGTCACCACCGAGCAGTACCCGGAGGACAAGCGCCCGACGCAGCCGCGCTACCACGGCCGGCACCAGCTCAACCGTCACCCCGACGGCCTCGAGAAGTGCGTGGGCTGCGAGCTGTGCGCGTGGGCCTGCCCCGCGGACGCGATCTACGTCGAGGGTGCGTCCAACACGGCCGAGGAGCGGTTCAGCCCCGGCGAGCGTTACGGCCGCGTTTACCAGATCAACTACCTGCGCTGCATCTTCTGCGGGCTGTGCATCGAGGCGTGCCCCACGCGGGCGCTCACGATGACCAACGAGTACGAGCTCGCCGATGACAACCGCGCGGACCTGATCTACGAGAAGAAGGACCTGCTCGCGCCGCTGCTGCCGGGCATGGCCGCCCCGCCGCACGCCATGGTGCCCGGCACCACGGAGACCGACTACTACCTCGGCAAGGTCACCGGCGCCGTCGCGGCGCAGGCGGCCGAGTCCGAGGCCCGGCGACTGGGCACGTGGGCCGGGCCGTCCGACGAGGAGGTGTCGGCATGA
- a CDS encoding NADH-quinone oxidoreductase subunit G, giving the protein MTVTTSGPQTPATAPSDGVTLSVDGIEITVPKGTLVIRAAEQLGVAVPRFCDHPLLDPVAACRMCLVEIEGQPKPQPACAVTAAEGMKVRTQVTSEVAERAQQGVMEFLLINHPLDCPICDKGGECPLQNQAMSNGRSETRFDAVKRTFPKPINVSAQILLDRERCVSCARCTRFADQIAGDPFIDLLERGAQQQVGTSSDTPFDSYFSGNTVQICPVGALTSAKYRFRARPFDLVSTPTVCEHCASGCGLRTDVRRSAVMRRLAWDEPAVNEEWNCDKGRFAFVHQTEGRLEHPLVRDTDGSMVAASWPEAISIAAAGLRAAGPRTAVLTGGRLTLEDSYAYAKFARAVLGTDDVDFRARPGSAEETAFLAALVAGRPLGPTYADLESAPAVVLAGLDPEDESPMVFLRLRKGARTRNVRVFSVASFASTGVTKARGTLLATVPGAEAATLDALADDTADGDLGEAARLLREPGAVLLVGERLAVSAGALSAAARLAAATGARLGWVPRRAGERGALDAGALAGLLPGGRPLAAPAARAAAASVWGVAEDSLPAEAGRDLPAVLAALHAEAAAVAAADDPDTVERSVGALLVAGVEAADLADPEAFLGALDAAPFVVSLEQRHSAVTERADVVLPVASVDEKSGTFVDWEGRPRPFAQVLRAALTLSDARVLAMLADEAGAASFGPGDVASLRAELAAFGPWDGERAEAPSVAAAAPAAPGEGEAVLATWRQLLDRGVLQEGDPYLLATARPAVARLSPATAAAIGAVDGGEVVVSTDSGFTRLPLVVTAMPDGVVWLPANSDGSTPRATLAAGHGDIVRISGGAA; this is encoded by the coding sequence ATGACCGTCACCACGTCAGGTCCCCAGACCCCTGCCACCGCGCCGTCGGACGGCGTGACGCTCAGCGTCGACGGCATCGAGATCACCGTGCCCAAGGGCACGCTCGTGATCCGCGCCGCCGAGCAGCTCGGCGTCGCCGTCCCGCGCTTCTGCGACCACCCGCTGCTCGACCCGGTCGCCGCGTGCCGGATGTGCCTCGTCGAGATCGAGGGCCAGCCCAAGCCGCAGCCGGCCTGCGCCGTCACCGCCGCCGAGGGCATGAAGGTGCGCACCCAGGTGACCTCCGAGGTCGCCGAGCGTGCCCAGCAGGGCGTCATGGAGTTCCTGCTCATCAACCACCCGCTCGACTGCCCCATCTGCGACAAGGGCGGCGAGTGCCCGCTGCAGAACCAGGCGATGTCCAACGGGCGCTCCGAGACCCGCTTCGACGCCGTGAAGCGCACGTTCCCCAAGCCGATCAACGTCTCCGCGCAGATCCTGCTCGACCGCGAGCGCTGCGTCTCGTGCGCGCGGTGCACGCGGTTCGCCGACCAGATCGCGGGCGACCCGTTCATCGACCTGCTCGAGCGCGGCGCCCAGCAGCAGGTCGGCACCTCGAGCGACACCCCGTTCGACTCCTACTTCTCCGGCAACACCGTGCAGATCTGCCCGGTGGGCGCGCTCACCAGCGCCAAGTACCGGTTCCGCGCCCGGCCGTTCGACCTCGTCTCCACCCCGACGGTGTGCGAGCACTGCGCCTCCGGCTGCGGCCTGCGCACCGACGTGCGCCGCTCCGCCGTCATGCGCCGGCTGGCCTGGGACGAGCCGGCGGTCAACGAGGAGTGGAACTGCGACAAGGGCCGGTTCGCGTTCGTCCACCAGACCGAGGGCCGTCTCGAGCACCCGCTGGTGCGCGACACCGACGGCTCGATGGTGGCGGCGTCCTGGCCGGAGGCGATCTCGATCGCGGCCGCGGGCCTGCGCGCCGCGGGCCCGCGCACCGCGGTGCTCACCGGCGGGCGGCTGACCCTCGAGGACTCCTACGCCTACGCCAAGTTCGCGCGCGCGGTGCTCGGCACCGACGACGTCGACTTCCGCGCGCGGCCGGGCTCGGCCGAGGAGACCGCGTTCCTCGCCGCGCTGGTCGCGGGCCGTCCGCTCGGGCCCACCTACGCCGACCTCGAGTCGGCGCCTGCCGTCGTGCTGGCCGGGCTCGACCCGGAGGACGAGTCGCCCATGGTCTTCCTGCGGCTGCGCAAGGGCGCGCGCACCCGCAACGTCCGCGTGTTCTCCGTGGCGTCGTTCGCCTCCACCGGCGTGACCAAGGCCCGCGGCACGCTGCTGGCCACCGTCCCCGGCGCCGAGGCCGCCACCCTGGACGCGCTCGCCGACGACACCGCCGACGGCGACCTCGGCGAGGCCGCCCGCCTGCTGCGCGAGCCGGGCGCCGTCCTGCTCGTGGGCGAGCGGCTGGCCGTGTCGGCCGGGGCGCTGTCGGCCGCGGCGCGGCTCGCGGCCGCCACCGGTGCGCGGCTCGGCTGGGTGCCGCGCCGGGCCGGCGAGCGCGGCGCGCTCGACGCCGGCGCGCTGGCCGGGCTGCTGCCCGGCGGCCGCCCGCTGGCCGCACCGGCCGCCCGCGCCGCCGCCGCCTCCGTGTGGGGGGTGGCCGAGGACTCGCTGCCGGCCGAGGCCGGGCGCGACCTGCCCGCGGTGCTCGCCGCGCTGCACGCCGAGGCCGCCGCGGTGGCCGCCGCCGACGACCCGGACACGGTCGAGCGCTCGGTCGGCGCGCTGCTCGTCGCCGGCGTCGAGGCAGCCGACCTCGCGGACCCCGAGGCGTTCCTCGGGGCGCTCGACGCCGCGCCGTTCGTCGTCAGCCTCGAGCAGCGCCACTCCGCGGTCACCGAGCGGGCCGACGTCGTGCTCCCGGTGGCCTCGGTGGACGAGAAGTCCGGCACCTTCGTCGACTGGGAGGGCCGGCCGCGGCCGTTCGCCCAGGTGCTGCGCGCCGCGCTCACGCTCTCCGACGCACGGGTGCTCGCCATGCTCGCCGACGAGGCGGGTGCCGCCTCGTTCGGCCCTGGCGACGTCGCCTCGCTGCGCGCCGAGCTCGCGGCGTTCGGGCCGTGGGACGGCGAGCGCGCCGAGGCCCCCAGCGTCGCGGCCGCGGCACCGGCCGCACCCGGCGAGGGCGAGGCCGTGCTCGCCACCTGGCGCCAGCTGCTCGACCGCGGCGTGCTCCAGGAGGGCGATCCCTACCTGCTGGCGACGGCGCGCCCGGCCGTGGCCCGGCTCTCGCCGGCCACCGCCGCCGCGATCGGCGCCGTCGACGGCGGCGAGGTGGTCGTGTCGACCGACTCGGGCTTCACCCGGCTGCCCCTGGTGGTCACGGCGATGCCCGACGGCGTCGTCTGGCTGCCGGCCAACTCCGACGGCTCGACCCCGCGGGCCACGCTCGCCGCGGGGCACGGCGACATCGTGCGGATCAGCGGAGGTGCGGCGTGA